The DNA sequence TGGTGCAGCAGGCGCACGGTGTCGCGGCCGCTGGGATTCTCGAGCTCCTCGAACGCCATACCGGTCAACGACACCGACACCGTCCCGGACTCCTCGGCCAGCACCACGTCGGTGACGGTCCCCGCGTCGCGGCGGCGCACATGCAGCAGGGCGACGGCGGGCGGCTTGTCGTGGACGTGCACCCGTTCGATACGGGCGGGCATCCGTAGCCGCGGCGGGCCGTCGAAGATCGTGGACGCCGCCGACGTCGCCGCGTCGAGGAGTCCCGCCCACGTCGCCGGTGTGGAACCGTCGGCGTCGGCCGCCACCCGCGCGAACAGTTCACCGTCGCCGCGGTGCAGTTCGAGCACCTGCCAGCCGAAGCCCATCGCCGCCACCCCGAGTGTCGCGAGCGTGTCGACCACGTGCGTCGACGGCAGCGACTCGGTGCAGCGTGAGCGGATCTCGTCCTCGTCGAGGACGGTCAACGCCGCCTCACCGCCGGGCGCGGCCAGCGCCGTGCAGTGGGTCAGCCAGCCGCCTTCGGCCTCGTCGTCGACCAGCCGGGACGCCAGCGCCAGTGAGCGGTCCTGTGACACCACCTGGATGTCGCGCGCCCGGCCGGGCGGCACAGGGGTCCGCAGCCGCACGTCGGCCAGATCGGTGCCCGCGGCGGTGAGGAAGGTGTTGAGCAGCACCGCCGCCGGCACGATCTCCGTGCCCTGCACCGGATGGTCACCGGGATAGGGACGCGTCGAGGAGTCCAGGCGCGTCTGCCACACCCGGGCCGGAACGGCGCCGGTCACCTCCATCAGGCCGCCGAGCAGCGTATGCGATTCCGGTTCGTGCACGCCACGGCCGCCGGGCGGCGCGGTGGGGGTGCGCCAGTGCGTACGGTGCACCCACTGCGTACCCGGAAGATCTGTCGCCCACGGAGTTTCGGTTCTCACACCGGGATCGACGGGTGCGCCGTGGCAGTACAGGGCGGCGACGGCGACGGCGAGTGCGGGGCGCTCGGGTTGCTCGCGGCGCAGCACGGGCACCACCGCGTGGTCGCCGATTCCCAGGTGGCTCAGCGTCTCGGCGATGGAGTGGGCCACGACCGGGTGGGCGGACACCTCGAGGAAGAGCCGGTGACCGTCCTCGGCCGCGGCGCTGACGGCTTCGGCGAAGCGCACCCGGCCGCGCAGGTTGGCCACCCAGTAGTCCGGGTCCCGCGGCGCGTCCGAGCGCGGATCGGCCAGTGCGGTGGTGTAGAGCGGCACGGCCGGCGGTGTCGACGGCCCGAGTCCTGCGGTGAGAGCGGCCAACTCGGCGGTGAGGGCGTCCATCGCCGGGCTGTGGAACGCCACGTCGGTGTTCACCCGGCGCACCATCAGACCCTCGTCGGCCCACCGTGCGGACACCTCCTCGACCGCCGCGACGGTGCCGGAGATGACCGTCGACTCAGGTGACGCACTGATGGCGGCCACCACGTCGGTGCGGTCACCCAGCCGCATCTCGGCCTCGGTGAACGCCAGCCGCACCAGCGCCATCGCCCCTTCACCGGCGACGGCGCGGAAACCCCGTGCCCGGTAGCAGGCCACCCTGGCGCCGTGGGCGAGGTCGAACACACCGGCCACCACGTTGGCCGCGACCTCACCGACGGAATGACCGATCACCGCGGCGGGGCGCACCCCCCGTTCCCGCAGCACCGCGGCCAGCCCGACCTGCATGGCGAACGTCAACGCCTGCACGTGGTCGGTGCCGCCGAGGTCGCCGGTGCGAAGCGCCTCACGCGGGGAGAAGCCGAGTTCGGCGGCGAACACCGGTTCCACCGTGTCGATGACCGCCGCGAACGCCGGTTCGTGGTTCAGCAGTTCGCGTCCCATGCCGGGCCAGTGCGACCCGTGTCCGGAGAACACCCAGACCGCGCCGTCGGCCGCGCCGGCGAGGACGCTGCCGGTAACCACCGAGGGGGTGCGCCGGTCGCCGGCGAGCGCGTCCAGTCCGGCGACGAGTTCGTCGGTGTCATGCGCGACCACGGCGGCGCGGACCGGCTCGTGGGACCGCCGTGACCACAGCGTCGCGGCTACCTCACCCACCGGATGCGGTTGGCGCCGAACATGATTCGCGAGGGCGGTGGCCTGGCGGGCCAGCCGCGCCGAGGACCGCGCGGACAGCGGAAGCACCGACGGCGCGGCGGGGGCCGCCGTCCCGGCACCGGCGCGGGGCGGCGCCTCTTCGAGCAGGACATGGGCGATGGTGCCGCCGTATCCGTAGCTGCAGACCGCGGCCCGTCGGGGTGTGCCCTCGCGATGCGGCCACGGCTCGACCTGTGTCGGCACCCGCAGCCCGCTGGTCGACCAGTCCACGGCCGGGGTGAGCGCGCGGATGCCGGCCGTCGGCGGGATGGTCTCGTACTGCAACGCCATCGCGGCCTTGATCAGCCCGACCACCCCGGCCCCGCCCTCCAGGTGGCCGGTGTTGGGTTTGACCGATCCGACGCGGCACGGCTGTCCGTCGGCACGCTCGGCGCCGTAGACCGCGGCGAGCGCGTTGAGCTCAACCGGGTCGCCGGTCGGCGTGCCGGTTCCGTGGGCTTCGACGAATTCGACTGTGCCGGGCGCAATCCCGGAGATCGCACAGGTGTGCCGGAACAGGTCCTCCTGGGCGGCGCCGTTGGGCGACATGATGCCGACGGTGCGCCCGTCCTGGGCCACCGCCCCGCCGCGCACGACGGCGATCACCCGGTCCTCGTCGCGCAGTGCGTCGGCCAGGCGCTTGAGCACCACCACCGCCGCGCCCTCGCCGCGCCCGTATCCGTCGGCCGCCGCGTCGAAGCTCTTGCACCGCCCGTCGGGTGCGGTGGCGCCGGCCTGGTCGAGCACCCGGGTGAGCCCGGGGCCGATCAGCGCGCTCACTCCGCCGGCCAGCGCCAGTGAGGTCTCCCCCGCCCGCAGCAACTGGCACGCCTGGTGGACCGCCACCAGAGAGGCGGCGCACGCCGCGTCGAGGGCGACGCTGGGGCCGCGCAGGTCGAGCAGGTGCGAGACGCGGTTGGCGATACCGCACAGCGACGTGCCGATTCCGGTCCACGCCTCGATCCCCGGGAGATCCTCCATGATGAGCTTGCCATAGTCGTCGGAGTTGACGCCCATCAGCACGGCGGTGTCGCTGCCGGCGAGTGAGCGCGGTGGCACACCGGCGTGTTCCAGTGCCTCCCATGAGACTTCGAGGGCGAGGCGCTGCTGCGGATCCATCAGCTCCGCTTCGCGGGGTGAGACGCCGAAGAACTCGGCGTCGAATCCGGCGAGGTCGTCGAGGAAGGTGCCCCACGGCGTCGTCTCCCGCAGCACTGCGGCATTGCGCGGATCGCGCCGCAGATAGGGCTCCCAGCGCTCGGCGGGCACCTCGCGTACGTGGCTGCCGCCGTCGAGCAGGAACTCCCAGAAGTCCGCCGGGGTGGTGATGTCGCCGGCCAGACGGCAGCCGATACCGATGATGGCGACCGGCTCGGGGGCGGCGGTCTGGTTAGCCTTGCCTAACTCCGTCGACATGCGGACAATATTGGCACAATCGGGTCGACCCGGGGCAACCACCTCGGGTCTAATCGGCGAGCAGCGTGCGCACCACTCCGTCGGCCAGCAACCGTCCCCGGTCGGTGAGGATCAGCCGGGTGCCGTCGACCTCCGCCAGACCGTCGGCGACCACGCCGCCGACGCGACCCCGCTCCTGCACGGTGAGCGACTCCAGCGGCAGCCCGCTGCGCAGCCGCAACCGCAGCATCACGTCCTCGGTGTGCCGCGCGTCCGGGTCGAGGATCTCGAAATCAGCGACGGGCAGCGAACTCTCGGCGAGTACCGCCGCATACGCGTTGGGATGTTTGACGTTCCACCATCGCGTGTCACCGAGGTAGCCGTGCGCACCCGGTCCGGCGCCCCACCACTCCCCGCCGGCCCAGTAGCCGAGGTTGTGGCGGCACTCGCCGCCGGGTCTGGCCCAGTTGGAGACCTCGTACCAGCCGAAGCCGGCCTCACCCAGTCGTGCGTCGAGCAGTTCGTACCGCGCCGCCAGTACGTCGTCGTCGGGGGCGGCCACCTCGCCGCGCCGCACGCGCCGCGCCAGCGCCGTCCCGTCCTCGACCACCAGCGCGTAGGCCGAGACGTGATCGACCCCGGCCGCCACCGCGGCGTCGACGGAACGGCGCAGATCGTCGTCGGTCTCCCCCGGTGTGCCGTAGATGAGGTCGAGGTTGACGTGGCCGAAACCGGCTGCGCGCGCCTCGCCCGCCGCGGCCAGCGCACGCCCCGGCGAGTGCAACCGGTCCAGCACCGTCAGGACGTGGCGGGCGATCGACTGCATGCCCAGCGACACCCGCGTGTAGCCGGCGGCCAGCAGCGCGTCGAACAGTTCAGGTCCCGACGACTCGGGGTTGGCCTCGGTGGTGATCTCCGCGCCGGGCGCCAGGTCGAAGTGGTCGCGCACGGCGTCCAGCACCGCGCGCAGGCCGGCGCCGCCCAGCAGCGACGGTGTGCCACCCCCGACGAAGACCGTCTGCACCGGCGGGGGCGACCCCAGCGTGCGGGCGGCCAGGGCCAACTCCTGGCGCATCGCGGTCAACCAGCCGTCGGGGTTCGCACCCCCGGCCTCGGCCGGGGTGTAGGTGTTGAAGTCGCAGTACCCGCAGCGCGTCGCGCAGAACGGCACGTGGATGTAGACGCCGAACGGCCGGCCCGGCGTCGCGGCCAGCGCCGGCACGCGGACGGGTGCGGATCGAACGGTCACTTCACCCATGGTCCCAGGATCGTGCCGGATGTCGTAATCCCGACCGGCCCGTCATGATCAGGGTGGTGGGCCGGCTGACCGCGCAACGGGGGCCTGCGGCGACTTTTGCTCACCGCGAGCGCAAATATGGGCCGGTTAGGGCATATGCGGCCGTCCGTGGCAGAATGGCCGCGTGACCGTCGTCCCGACTCTTCGCACCCGCATCGCGTTGGTGGCACGTCGGCATGTCGACTTCAAGCGCGTGTGTACCTGTCGCTGTATGCCCTGACGCGCCTGATCTAGGACCCAGCCCACCACGATCTTCAGCTGGCCGCCGGATCTGCGCCGCCGGACAGCCCCCCGGTGATTCAGCGCGGTCCCAACGCCGGCTCCGAGAAGGAGCCAACCTCCATGACCGAGACTCCGGCCCAGGCCAAGCCTCGTCCCGCCAAGCCTGCCAAACGTCCCCGCGGCGAGGGCCAGTGGGCGCTGGGCTACCGCGAACCGCTCAACGCCAACGAGCAGGCGAAGAAGGACGACAACCCGCTCAACGTCCGCGCGCGCATCGAGAACATCTACGCCAAGGGCGGCTTCGACAGCATCGACAAGGGTGACCTGCGCGGCCGGTTCCGCTGGTGGGGTCTGTACACCCAGCGCAAACCCGGGTACGACGGCACCTGGACCGGTGACGAGAACACCGACATGCTCGAGGACTCGTACTTCATGCTGCGCGTGCGCTGCGACGGCGGCGCGCTGTCGGCCAGGGCGCTGCGCACGCTGGGCGAGATCTCGACCGAGTTCGCCCGCGACACCGCCGACATCTCCGACCGCGAGAACGTCCAGTACCACTGGATCCGGGTCGAGGACATGCCGGAGATCTGGAAGCGCCTCGACGCCGTCGGCCTGCAGACCACCGAGGCGTGCGGCGACTGCCCGCGCGTCGTGCTCGGCTCCCCACTCGCCGGTGAGTCTCTCGACGAGGTCATCGACGGCACACCTGCGATAGACGAGATCGTCCGCCGCTACATCGGCAAGCCCGAGTACTCGAACCTGCCGCGCAAGTTCAAGACCGCGATCTCCGGACTGCAGGACGTCGTGCACGAGGTCAACGACGTCGCGTTCATCGGCGTCAACCATCCCGAGCACGGCCCCGGTTTCGACCTGTGGGTCGGCGGTGGCCTGTCGACGAACCCGATGCTCGGCCAGCGCGTCGGCGCATGGGTGCCGCTCGACGAGGTGCCCGACGTGTGGGAGGGCGTCGTGAGCGTCTTCCGCGACTACGGGTACCGCCGGCTGCGTTCGAAGGCCCGCCTCAAGTTCCTGATCAAGGACTGGGGCGTCGAGAAGTTCAGGGACGTTCTCGAAACCGAGTACCTGAAGCGTCCGATGATCGACGGCCCGGCGCCGGATCCGGTGGTCCGCCCCATCGACCACGTCGGCGTCCAGAAGCTCAAGAACGGGCTCAACGCCGTCGGCGTCGCACCGATCGCCGGCCGCGTGTCGGGCACCATCCTGCAGAAGGTGGCCGACCTCGCCGAGGCCGCCGGCTCCGACCGCATCCGCTTCACGCCCTATCAGAAGCTGATCGTCCTCGACGTGCCCGACGACAAGCTCGACGAACTGCGCGCCGGCCTCGACGCCGTCGGCCTGCCGTCGCAGCCGTCGCACTGGCGGCGCAACCTGATGGCCTGCACCGGCATCGAGTTCTGCAAGCTGAGCTTCGCCGAGACCCGCAAGCGCAGCCAGACCCTGGTGCCGGATCTGGAGAAGCGGCTGGAGGACATCAACGCCCAGCTCGACGTGCCGGTGACCGTCAACATCAACGGCTGCCCCAACTCGTGCGCACGCATCCAGGTCGCCGACATCGGCTTCAAGGGTCAGATGGTCAGCGATGACACAGGCGGCGACCCCGTGGAGGGTTTCCAGGTCCACCTCGGCGGCAGCCTCGGCCTGGACAGCGGTTTCGGCCGCAAGCTGCGTCAGCACAAGGTGCTGTCGACCGAACTCGGTGACTACATCGAGCGAGTGGTTCGCAACTTCGTGAAACAACGCGAGCACGGTGAGCGTTTCGCTACCTGGGCGCTACGCGCCGACGAAGCGGATTTGAGGTGACACGATGACTGACCTGCTCTCCGACATCGACCTGCAGCAGCTGGCCGAACGCGGCGCCGCCGAACTCGGACCCGACGCGTCGGCGGTCGACCTGCTGCGCTGGACCGACGAGAATTTCGCCGGCAACTACGTCGTCGCCTCGAACATGCAGGACGCGGTGCTCGTCGACATGGCCGCCAAGGTCCGGCCCGGTGTCGACGTCCTGTTCCTCGACACCGGTTACCACTTCGCCGAGACCATCGGCACCCGGGACGCGGTGCAGGCGGTGTACGACGTCAACGTCGTCAACGTCGCCCCGGAGCGGACCGTCGCCGAACAGGACGCGCTGCTCGGTAAGGACCTGTTCGCCCGCGAACCCAACCAGTGCTGCCGGCTGCGCAAGGTCGAGCCGTTGACCAAGGCGCTGCGCGGCTATTCGGCGTGGGTCACCGGCATCCGCCGCGTCGAGGCCCCCACCCGCGCGAACGCCCCGCTGATCAGCTGGGACAAGGCGTTCCGGCTGGTGAAGATCAACCCGATCGCGGCCTGGTCCGACGAGGACATGCAGGCCTACATCGACGCCAACGGTGTGCTGGTCAATCCCCTGGTCGACGAGGGCTACCCGTCGATCGGCTGCGCGCCCTGCACGGCCAAGCCGATCGAGGGCGCCGATCCGCGCAGCGGACGCTGGGCGGGCACCGGCAAGATCGAATGCGGGCTGCACCAGTCTTGAGCACCCTGGTTCTGACCGCGCACGGCAGCGCCGACCCGCGGTCGGCGGCGGTCACGCATGCGGTGGCCGGGCGGATCCGGCGGCTGCGGCCGTGGCTGGACGTGCGGGCGGCATTCCTCGAGCAGACCCAACCGGCGCTGCCCGATGTGCTGGCTCAGACCCGCGACGCCACCGTCGTCCCGTTCCTGTTGGCCGACGCCTATCACGCGCGCGTCGACATCCCCGCCGTCATCGACGCGGTGGACCGACCGGTGCGGACCGCTGCCGTGCTGGGTGAGGATCCGGCACTGCTGACGGTGGCGCGGCTGCGGCTGAGCGAGGCCGGGGTCTCCCCCTACGACCCGGACCTCGGCGTGATCGCCGTCGCCGTCGGGTCGTCGCGACCGGCCGCCAACGCCAGGACGTCGACGGTCGCCTCGGCGCTCGCTGACGGTACCCGGTGGGCGGGTGCGCGGGTCGCGTTCGCGACCGGTCCGCACGCCAACCTGGCCGACAGCGCCGACGCGTTGCGGCAGACGGGCGCTCGCCGGCTGGTGATCGTGCCGTGGTTCCTCGCCCACGGCCGCATCACGGACCGAGTCGCCGAATACGCTGCGCGCGAAGGGATCTCGATGGCCGAGCCGCTGGGGTCGCACAATCTGGTCGCGGCCACGGTGCTCGACCGCTTCGACGAGGTGACCGCAGCGCGCGCAGCCGCCTGACGGCGCAGCACGAAAGACCAACTCCGAGCGTTCGGTAGTGTGGATGTCGACGGACATTCCGCCCACCACCGAGC is a window from the Mycolicibacterium litorale genome containing:
- a CDS encoding type I polyketide synthase, which gives rise to MSTELGKANQTAAPEPVAIIGIGCRLAGDITTPADFWEFLLDGGSHVREVPAERWEPYLRRDPRNAAVLRETTPWGTFLDDLAGFDAEFFGVSPREAELMDPQQRLALEVSWEALEHAGVPPRSLAGSDTAVLMGVNSDDYGKLIMEDLPGIEAWTGIGTSLCGIANRVSHLLDLRGPSVALDAACAASLVAVHQACQLLRAGETSLALAGGVSALIGPGLTRVLDQAGATAPDGRCKSFDAAADGYGRGEGAAVVVLKRLADALRDEDRVIAVVRGGAVAQDGRTVGIMSPNGAAQEDLFRHTCAISGIAPGTVEFVEAHGTGTPTGDPVELNALAAVYGAERADGQPCRVGSVKPNTGHLEGGAGVVGLIKAAMALQYETIPPTAGIRALTPAVDWSTSGLRVPTQVEPWPHREGTPRRAAVCSYGYGGTIAHVLLEEAPPRAGAGTAAPAAPSVLPLSARSSARLARQATALANHVRRQPHPVGEVAATLWSRRSHEPVRAAVVAHDTDELVAGLDALAGDRRTPSVVTGSVLAGAADGAVWVFSGHGSHWPGMGRELLNHEPAFAAVIDTVEPVFAAELGFSPREALRTGDLGGTDHVQALTFAMQVGLAAVLRERGVRPAAVIGHSVGEVAANVVAGVFDLAHGARVACYRARGFRAVAGEGAMALVRLAFTEAEMRLGDRTDVVAAISASPESTVISGTVAAVEEVSARWADEGLMVRRVNTDVAFHSPAMDALTAELAALTAGLGPSTPPAVPLYTTALADPRSDAPRDPDYWVANLRGRVRFAEAVSAAAEDGHRLFLEVSAHPVVAHSIAETLSHLGIGDHAVVPVLRREQPERPALAVAVAALYCHGAPVDPGVRTETPWATDLPGTQWVHRTHWRTPTAPPGGRGVHEPESHTLLGGLMEVTGAVPARVWQTRLDSSTRPYPGDHPVQGTEIVPAAVLLNTFLTAAGTDLADVRLRTPVPPGRARDIQVVSQDRSLALASRLVDDEAEGGWLTHCTALAAPGGEAALTVLDEDEIRSRCTESLPSTHVVDTLATLGVAAMGFGWQVLELHRGDGELFARVAADADGSTPATWAGLLDAATSAASTIFDGPPRLRMPARIERVHVHDKPPAVALLHVRRRDAGTVTDVVLAEESGTVSVSLTGMAFEELENPSGRDTVRLLHHVAWHPVDWPDTAPPTEVAVVGGDEATVDFVARDLGEAGVPHRTVGESTEFGALTPGAVVLVLPRADDSPQASAELVLRTLQHLDASGSQARLWVLTADVHEGLNPAHAPLWGMARVAAAEHPQLWGGVLDVTGERLPVRALNALAGHGVVVVRDGVAYAARLTHAGAGDAAPLQCSPAGTYLITGGTGVLGLRLAQRLADLGARRLVLASRSGMPARAAWPAHPGSEAVAVVSALEQRGVSVRVAAVDVGAPGAAAALRSALEDLPPVRGVIHAAGVEAGALLSNTTPEDLQAAMRPKVDGLNALHELFPPGELDWMVLFSSCGYLAGFPGQGAYACGNAYLDAFARHRRRLGDRTTSVAWTAWRGLGMGSASGFVAAQLDALGMGTVGLDDAMRALDSALRDDDANVVVLPVLPAAAAVPILADVAPAETADASAAAAIEDRGDLDVAQWAARQVLTAVASELGCAPDDVDVRLPLVEIGVDSIMTVSLRRQLEKQTGLALPPTLLWEYPTAAAVSERIAELLAAQDDSAA
- the hemW gene encoding radical SAM family heme chaperone HemW, which encodes MTVRSAPVRVPALAATPGRPFGVYIHVPFCATRCGYCDFNTYTPAEAGGANPDGWLTAMRQELALAARTLGSPPPVQTVFVGGGTPSLLGGAGLRAVLDAVRDHFDLAPGAEITTEANPESSGPELFDALLAAGYTRVSLGMQSIARHVLTVLDRLHSPGRALAAAGEARAAGFGHVNLDLIYGTPGETDDDLRRSVDAAVAAGVDHVSAYALVVEDGTALARRVRRGEVAAPDDDVLAARYELLDARLGEAGFGWYEVSNWARPGGECRHNLGYWAGGEWWGAGPGAHGYLGDTRWWNVKHPNAYAAVLAESSLPVADFEILDPDARHTEDVMLRLRLRSGLPLESLTVQERGRVGGVVADGLAEVDGTRLILTDRGRLLADGVVRTLLAD
- a CDS encoding nitrite/sulfite reductase, which encodes MTETPAQAKPRPAKPAKRPRGEGQWALGYREPLNANEQAKKDDNPLNVRARIENIYAKGGFDSIDKGDLRGRFRWWGLYTQRKPGYDGTWTGDENTDMLEDSYFMLRVRCDGGALSARALRTLGEISTEFARDTADISDRENVQYHWIRVEDMPEIWKRLDAVGLQTTEACGDCPRVVLGSPLAGESLDEVIDGTPAIDEIVRRYIGKPEYSNLPRKFKTAISGLQDVVHEVNDVAFIGVNHPEHGPGFDLWVGGGLSTNPMLGQRVGAWVPLDEVPDVWEGVVSVFRDYGYRRLRSKARLKFLIKDWGVEKFRDVLETEYLKRPMIDGPAPDPVVRPIDHVGVQKLKNGLNAVGVAPIAGRVSGTILQKVADLAEAAGSDRIRFTPYQKLIVLDVPDDKLDELRAGLDAVGLPSQPSHWRRNLMACTGIEFCKLSFAETRKRSQTLVPDLEKRLEDINAQLDVPVTVNINGCPNSCARIQVADIGFKGQMVSDDTGGDPVEGFQVHLGGSLGLDSGFGRKLRQHKVLSTELGDYIERVVRNFVKQREHGERFATWALRADEADLR
- a CDS encoding phosphoadenylyl-sulfate reductase, which codes for MTDLLSDIDLQQLAERGAAELGPDASAVDLLRWTDENFAGNYVVASNMQDAVLVDMAAKVRPGVDVLFLDTGYHFAETIGTRDAVQAVYDVNVVNVAPERTVAEQDALLGKDLFAREPNQCCRLRKVEPLTKALRGYSAWVTGIRRVEAPTRANAPLISWDKAFRLVKINPIAAWSDEDMQAYIDANGVLVNPLVDEGYPSIGCAPCTAKPIEGADPRSGRWAGTGKIECGLHQS
- a CDS encoding sirohydrochlorin chelatase, which codes for MRAAPVLSTLVLTAHGSADPRSAAVTHAVAGRIRRLRPWLDVRAAFLEQTQPALPDVLAQTRDATVVPFLLADAYHARVDIPAVIDAVDRPVRTAAVLGEDPALLTVARLRLSEAGVSPYDPDLGVIAVAVGSSRPAANARTSTVASALADGTRWAGARVAFATGPHANLADSADALRQTGARRLVIVPWFLAHGRITDRVAEYAAREGISMAEPLGSHNLVAATVLDRFDEVTAARAAA